The Methanobrevibacter sp. nucleotide sequence TAATCCTTTTCCAATAATTTGTCCATAGTGTAGGCAAATGTTGAATAGATTGTCACATCCCCTAAATTCAACATTGCAACATCTTCACCGCTATCAAGAACCTTAGCTATTGCATCTGCAGCCTCATTATGACTTTTAGTCAAGATGTCCTTATCCTTTGTCATTGGAAATTCCAATAGCATTATCTCCTTGTCAGATAAATCTACTGCTTGAGATACGATATTCATTGCCAATGAATCTCCGGTTCCTGTATGGGGAGTGGCAATATACTTGGACTTGGATATGATATTCATTGCCTTTACAGTGATCAGCTCAGGATCTCCTGGCCCTATGCTTACTCCGTATAATGTTCCTTTCTCCATTTTAATACCCTTTTTTCTCTTTTCAATGCACTGAAAATTCACTAAAAATTACTTGACATATCATATTATAAATGAAATTTTTAGAAAAATTATTCCAATTTATTAAATTAATTTTTAAAAATATCAAATAAACTTAATAATGATATTTTATAAATATATAAGTAACACTTAATTTAATCGCATTAATTAAAATTTAAATTGATTATAGTCTTCAAATTTCTTAATGAAATTTTATAACTTAATCATCTATTTAAAAAATATGTTAACAAGAATATATAAATATGCTCATAAAATATAATTGAAAAAATTTAATAAGATTTAACTGAATTTTACAAAAATCCCAAAAACAATAAAAGTCGGATTTGAGCATATTTAATTCCAATATTCTTTAAAAAGTGCTTAAAATTTAGGTTAACTCGATTAAGAAATGATAAACATTTATATATAATAATTTATATATATAGTAACAATCAATTTAATTTTAAAAAATATTAATTTAAGTTGATTTTTAAGAATTTTATATCAAAAATTTTTGATATTAATTTGGAGGAAAAAAGTTATGCATATTATGGAAGGATATTTACCATTGACCTGGTGTATCATATGGTTCATCATATCATTCGCCATTGTTGCATTTGGTATCTATCAAATCAAAAAAATTGTAGATGAAACCCCTGAATCCAAAGCTTTACTTGCTGTAAGCGGAGCATTCATGTTCATCTTATCATCTTTGAAATTACCATCTGTTACTGGAAGTTGTTCTCACCCTTGTGGTAACGGATTAGGTGCAGCATTATTCGGTCCTGCTGTAACCGCTGTACTCGCAACTATTGTACTTATTTTCCAAGCATTATTACTTGCTCACGGTGGATTAACCACTTTAGGTGCAAACATTTTCTCAATGGGTATTGTAGGCCCATTCGTTGCTTGGTTAGTATACAAAGGTTTAACTAAAGCTAATATTTCATCAACCATTGCAATCTTCTTTGCAGCATTCTTAGGTGACTTATTAACTTACGTAGCTACTTCATTCCAATTAGCTTTCGCATTCCCTGCACCAACCTTTGGAGCAGCATTAACTGCATTCTTAACTATCTTTGCAGTTACCCAAGTACCATTAGCTATTGGTGAAGGTCTCTTAACCGTAATCATTTGGGACAGATTAAAAGCTTACAAACCAAAATTGTTAGACAAATTAGGCGCATTAGCTCCTAATGAAGCATAAGGTGATTAATATGGAAAGATCAACATTAATTATTTTAGCAGTCGTTTGTATTTTATTATTCATCGCACCACTCATCATGTACAGTGGTCTCGGTGAAGATGAAGGATACTTCGGTGGATCTGACGATGCAGCTAGTGAACAAATTGAAGCAACAAATTACGAACCATGGTTCTCTTCAATTTGGGAGCCACCTAGTGGTGAAATCGAAAGTTTATTATTCGCTCTTCAAGCAGCTATAGGAGCAATCATCATTGGTTACTTCTTCGGTTACTGGAGAGGACAAGGTAAAGAAGAATAAATCTTCTTTATCACTTTTTC carries:
- the cobI gene encoding precorrin-2 C(20)-methyltransferase — protein: MEKGTLYGVSIGPGDPELITVKAMNIISKSKYIATPHTGTGDSLAMNIVSQAVDLSDKEIMLLEFPMTKDKDILTKSHNEAADAIAKVLDSGEDVAMLNLGDVTIYSTFAYTMDKLLEKDYNVEVIPGVTSFCASASQLKIGLTTMNEPLHIIPATGIDMKEALEMPGSKVFMKIGKSMPKLIETLKELNIEDNVYAVENCGLENQKVYNSLDEFDGKMGYFTIVVVK
- a CDS encoding energy-coupling factor ABC transporter permease, with the protein product MHIMEGYLPLTWCIIWFIISFAIVAFGIYQIKKIVDETPESKALLAVSGAFMFILSSLKLPSVTGSCSHPCGNGLGAALFGPAVTAVLATIVLIFQALLLAHGGLTTLGANIFSMGIVGPFVAWLVYKGLTKANISSTIAIFFAAFLGDLLTYVATSFQLAFAFPAPTFGAALTAFLTIFAVTQVPLAIGEGLLTVIIWDRLKAYKPKLLDKLGALAPNEA
- a CDS encoding energy-coupling factor ABC transporter substrate-binding protein encodes the protein MERSTLIILAVVCILLFIAPLIMYSGLGEDEGYFGGSDDAASEQIEATNYEPWFSSIWEPPSGEIESLLFALQAAIGAIIIGYFFGYWRGQGKEE